The Brassica oleracea var. oleracea cultivar TO1000 chromosome C7, BOL, whole genome shotgun sequence sequence TACCGGTCGTTTATGATGAAACTCTTTTATGGTCTTCCCTCCATAATTCAATTTTGTAGCTTCATTTATATATTAAAATCATATTTTATTAATATATATCGAATGCACATACGTTAATCATAACTATATAAATTTATTTATAATGTCATCTTAAAAAAATTAAAGGAAAACCAAAAGAGAAGAAAAATGGATTTACCAAATTGTGTTGCATGCAACTTCACGAACAACGGCCCTTGTACACTTGGGAATGGGAATGCATGCGTTATGGCACCATATTTTCCATCCACAGAGCCTGATAAATTTGATCGTGTTCATATAGTTTTTGGAGTCGAAAATGTCTGCAAGATTCTAAGTCGTCTTGAAGAACCTTGGCAACGTGAATATGCTGCGAACGCTCTCTGCTACGAGGCAGAGGTTCGCATACACGACCCCATACATGGTTATCTTGTTCCACAAATGGTTTACAATAATATTCTCAATAATTTAAAGCGGGAAATAGATTCAGCAATAAATGAACTGTCAATCACCATGGCTAATGTACCACAATATTCTAATCTTCCTATACCTAGTGATTTTACAGAACCCTCTTTATTTGCCCTTATTAATGAAATGTTGGAATTAAATGAGGATCAGAAGAATCAACTTAGGGGACTCCCAGATGTGGATGCACGAAGGAACGTGGATGAAATCGTTGGGATGAGAGAAAATGATCAAGGTGATGTTCATGGAGCTGATGGTGCATCAACATCTTCCGGGCCATCATCTGGACCTCCAAACCAAAACCAACCATAGTTTTGGTGAAATTAATTAAAGTCTTTTTTTTTTGTATTTGTCTGCATCTGAATTCCCATAATAATTTGGTGTCCTTTCTTTTATTTCAATTCTATCAAAAGTTTATG is a genomic window containing:
- the LOC106303352 gene encoding LOB domain-containing protein 32-like — translated: MDLPNCVACNFTNNGPCTLGNGNACVMAPYFPSTEPDKFDRVHIVFGVENVCKILSRLEEPWQREYAANALCYEAEVRIHDPIHGYLVPQMVYNNILNNLKREIDSAINELSITMANVPQYSNLPIPSDFTEPSLFALINEMLELNEDQKNQLRGLPDVDARRNVDEIVGMRENDQGDVHGADGASTSSGPSSGPPNQNQP